A region from the Acyrthosiphon pisum isolate AL4f chromosome A1, pea_aphid_22Mar2018_4r6ur, whole genome shotgun sequence genome encodes:
- the LOC100574951 gene encoding cuticle protein 7 translates to MAAKFVIFAACVATALAQYSAPAYKPAYSAPAYSAPKAYAPEPAYAPTPYNFEYSVNDPHTYDVHSQSEYSDGNGYVKGTYSLVEADGSIRTVEYTADDHSGFNAVVKNEGGYKAPSYSAPAYKPAYSAPAYSAPAYAAPAYSAPAYSAPAYKPAYKPAY, encoded by the exons ATGGCCGCTAaa ttCGTCATCTTCGCCGCTTGCGTGGCTACCGCCCTCGCCCAATACTCTGCCCCAGCTTACAAGCCAGCGTACTCTGCGCCCGCTTACTCAGCACCAAAGGCTTACGCCCCAGAGCCCGCATACGCACCCACACCATACAACTTCGAATACAGCGTAAACGACCCACACACCTACGACGTGCACAGCCAATCCGAATACAGTGACGGAAACGGTTACGTCAAGGGAACCTACAGCCTCGTCGAAGCCGACGGCTCAATCCGTACCGTCGAATACACCGCCGATGACCACAGTGGTTTCAACGCCGTCGTCAAGAACGAAGGTGGATACAAGGCCCCATCATACTCCGCACCAGCCTACAAGCCAGCTTACTCAGCACCAGCTTACTCTGCACCAGCCTACGCTGCACCAGCATACTCTGCACCAGCATACTCTGCCCCGGCCTACAAGCCAGCTTACAAACCAgcatactaa
- the LOC103310513 gene encoding cuticle protein 7-like, with protein sequence MAAKFVIFAACVATALAQYSAPAYKPAYSAPAYSAPKAYAPEPAYAPTPYNFEYSVNDPHTYDVHSQSEYSDGNGYVKGTYSLVEADGSIRTVEYTADDHSGFNAVVKNEGGYKAPSYSAPAYKPAYSAPAYSAPAYAAPAYSAPAYKPAYKPAY encoded by the exons ATGGCCGCTAAG ttcGTCATCTTCGCCGCTTGCGTGGCTACCGCCCTCGCCCAATACTCTGCCCCAGCTTACAAACCAGCGTACTCTGCACCCGCTTACTCGGCACCAAAGGCTTACGCCCCAGAGCCCGCATACGCACCCACACCATACAACTTCGAATACAGCGTAAACGACCCACACACCTACGATGTGCACAGCCAATCCGAATACAGTGACGGAAACGGTTACGTCAAGGGAACCTACAGCCTCGTCGAAGCCGATGGCTCAATCCGCACCGTCGAATACACCGCCGATGACCACAGCGGTTTCAACGCCGTCGTCAAGAACGAAGGTGGATACAAGGCCCCATCATACTCCGCACCAGCCTACAAGCCAGCTTACTCAGCACCAGCTTACTCTGCACCAGCCTACGCTGCACCAGCATACTCTGCCCCGGCCTACAAGCCAGCTTACAAACCagcatactaa